TGCTGCCCTCATCTTTACTTGCTCCGAGAACAACACCTGCATGTACATCCCATCTTAGATCAGAAATGTTAATTTTGACGAAACATTGAAGTCTGCCTTTCACTTTGTTTGGTCCATGTATTTGCACATCATGCTATCAAGGTTTGTGATTCACACGgaaagaaaaatttagaagGCCTATCctcttaagttatttttttagagaatatCTGTTCAAAGGCATGCAGACACAGTGTTAACAGCTTTTGTTAGGGGTGGTTTTTGGTTTAACCTAATGTTTTGAAATACTGTGTATTGCCACTCTGCTTTTACAATATCAGCAATTTTGTCATGTGGAAATTTGGGGATTAACAATAAAGCTAGTCAATTAGTCATTTAAAGTTTCTTCCATTGTTGTGGTTTATGTCTTGTATAAAAGTTGGCAGTCTTTCAAATAAACAATCTGAAAGAAATTATTAGAGTTTGGAGTTCCTAGAAACAGACTTAAAGTTCTGGTTGAGCTCAACAACAAACATAGTGCAACTTGCATTTACATGGATCACTAGGATCCTATGACTAAAATGGAAGTCAGTGGTAGTAAATGTGATTGTTTTGGACAGTACAATATTATACTATGTAGCTTTGGTGTCCAAAAGTCCTTAACTGCAGCATTTTCATGGTATCTCAGAATTGTGTATTGggttatttttaggttttatgTAAATAGGTGTCATTCACTGAGTTTGTCccactaatcttttttttatccagaGCCCCTTTTAATTTACAGAGAGATAGAGCTGGAAAGACTGTATATTTAAGAAGATGAAGTTAGTAAAGATCAAGTAGAGTATAACCTAATTGAatggtttttctttgtgttGATGATGGTAAGGGTAGTTGGCAGCTTGAGTGGAATGCAAAAGAATGTAGTTCAAGGTGTTAAAAAATGTGTTGAGTGATATCTCAGGCACAGTAGAGTAAAATCAGATAACAGACCCCTATGCTCTGTGGGAATACAACTGTTGTTGGTCAGAAACTTTTGAGAGTGTGTCGGATTCTGCAAAATGCGTTGTGTTTTTTTGGCACTTGGGATGTTTCTCAAAACGGGGCTAAATTGATCTAACACCATATCTTAGATTTTTCCTTCCCTTCTAAATAGCTAAACTACCAATTTGCGACAGCCTTTGTTAACCATTGTAGATCCCATGATCCTCTGTTATACTTGCCACGTGGCTGTGGCCTCTCTTATGGCTTTTGATTTAATGACTGAAAGAAGACATTAAATTTACAGCTTGGATACATGGCAGGcgtatttatttgatttattactGATGGATATCATAGATTTATAGTGGAAAATGGGTGTATATTTTACCTGAATCACTGTTCTTAGAGGCAACCTCTCATTTTGTGCTGCATGCATGCACGCATCAAGTGATAGATTCCCACAGCTCATTATTTTGCATAGCCTTCTTCGGTCGTACTCAGAGAGCGAAGGATGAGTCTGGAAAGAACAATAGAGTTTTTAGCTTCGTCTATTGTTTATCTAAAAGGACGGAGTACCAGAAAGACAACTGATGGCAAACCTTGAGATAGGTGTCAATGGCTCTATAAAGACCATCATCACATGTCCGAGCTCTCTCTGGCAGGGCTTCAGCCAAAACTTGAAATTTGGTAATGGAAAGATTAGGGTCCTTCGCTACTTCAGCTAGGTAATTTTCCAAAAGCTTGCTAACACTTGATTTCCCTGATGTTGGTGGCAATTGTTGCTTCTCTTGTTCATGCATCAAAAAATACTCAACCATTCTTTGTACCACATCTGTGTTGTGCATTGTTCGTTTTTCAAGTGATCTATATGAATATACATGAATGATAATTAGCGAGGGTGAAAAGACTTGCCACAGTTTCTTATGCAAGGTTAGGCAATCTTAAGGAGACTGGGATAGTTGAATACTTACTTGACCATTTTCCCCTGATCTTCACATTTATAATTAGGAATCAAAAGATCATTCACATTGGCATTCTCCAACATCATCCCTGCTCTCTTCTCAAGTTCTGAAATCAAAGCTTGGGATGCAGAGTAAACCATTGCCATTTTCAACATCTTCAGCAAGAACTTACAAGGGGCTGCTTCTGGTTGAGGAGGAAGTATGCTTACTAGGCTTTCAATAATAGATTTTTGCTCCTTGCTATGTTCAATACCCTCGTCTTCTTTCCCTCCGATAAAAATACTGAACTGCAGTTCATTCTTTCCATACCCATACCCTCTTAGTCCTTCTAACTCTGCATCCATGCCTGGCAACCATCTCTCAGCATATCGCATGATACATTTACCTATGATCTCTGGTCTTGCTCCCTTTGCCCTTATTGCAGTTATGATTCTCATGAAATGATCAATGCGAAGGGAAGCCACATCATCAAAGCACCATCCTTCATCATTAACCATTGAATTGTCTCTAGGAGCCTTCCATGCTATTGAGTCACAACATCTTCTAACTATTTGAAGATTTTCAGCCCATGGAGATAAAGTTTCGCATGATTTGAGAACAGTGATGGTGTCTTTCCACGATGAGAGGACTACAAATGTGAGGAAAGCTTCTGTCTTTGAGATGAGATTTCCATCATCAATCTCTTCACTCATTTCTAGGAATTCTGATGCGCATCGTAGTGGAGCAATGTTGCTAGGGTTTAAGTCTAACGGGAGACCATAACAGAATTTTAGAATGATCTCGAATGCTTCTGATCCACCTGGGAAGTTTTCAAGCTTGAGTTCGTACCCAAAATTTGAAATCGACGGCTGAAGTTCCAGGCGGCCTATGTAGCCACATTTTGATACCAAGGGATACTGGATCAGGAGAAACAGAGGAGTTAGCAAATGATGTTAGTTCATTCCTTACAGGCAGTGAGTGCATTAGATCCATCAGTGTGTTATTTAACTCTGTCTTCGCCATAGGTTAAACCTTGTCAGGTACAAAGAAAGGGAGGTCACCTTAATTAGTTTATGTTCATGCCCTGAGAATTGATTTGTTAATCTTCTACATGTTTACACTGCTCATGAATCAACTGGAAGAACAGAAGGGAATTATTATGTTTGACTCTGGTGAGCATAGATGAAGTCACTTTAGTCATGGCGTGTTCTTAACTTAACATGCTGTAAATCCACCTCCTGTTCTTTGTGTGTGTCTCTAGTTAATGGACAGACCTTGTTATAATTTTGTCTAGTGTTTTGATACATGGATAGAGAGAGGGAAATGATTCTACACGAGCTGTAAGTTACCTTGTGAACAGTAAAAGTGACGTCTTGAACTTGAATCGATAGATCTGTAGCGATTTGGGAAGTGACAACCCTGCGCCATGCCGTCAGTGGAAAACAAACAGAGAGACATTAGTAAGAGAGACAGGCAGCTTGGAAACAGGAAAGgaccaaaaggaaaaggaaagatgtCTGCCTGGATATTCTAACACTAACTTAGTCAAGCTAACAAGCAGTAAGGCTGTATCATGGTTGAGTTAAGTTGTACCATGAGTTATCTTTCTTTTGGAAGCTATCGGCGATAGCAATGACTGTAGTCGGAACTACGATGCTCTGGTTGTGAGCTTGATCAGTGCCATCAGAATCACTCTCTGAGCTTTGTGATTGAACTACAAGAAGGGACTTCTTCATGGTTACAATGAGGATGTACGGCATTGCTGTGAGGGCACCGAACATTTAATGGCGAGGACATGAATGGAGAAAGTGGGGCTCGATCATAAATGTGAGATGTGAGTCTGTGGCTAGTATGGGAGGAGCACTGTTAGGCAAGTATGGAATTTCAGGGAATTCTGATAGAGATCGCTCAAGCTCATGGGAAAAAGAATGTTGGCTTTGAATTGTCAATTTTCAACCACGTATTTGTGTACCGGACctgtgtattattattatttagaattgTTGGTAcctttcaagattttaaaattaataaccatacgAAGTTTTTAATAATCTTGAGATTGATTAATttctgaaaaacaaatataagatgTAACTTATTGAGATCAGAGTTAGTACCAATGAATTATTGTGTGGCTCCATCATGGATGTTCCTTTCCAGCACTAGTCCTCTAACTCTGGTGTGTGGAATTATTGAGAGGAGGTGAAACTCTGCTTGTGCTTGCTGTCCTAATCAGATCCATTTT
This Populus alba chromosome 7, ASM523922v2, whole genome shotgun sequence DNA region includes the following protein-coding sequences:
- the LOC118043576 gene encoding BTB/POZ domain-containing protein DOT3, giving the protein MFGALTAMPYILIVTMKKSLLVVQSQSSESDSDGTDQAHNQSIVVPTTVIAIADSFQKKDNSWVVTSQIATDLSIQVQDVTFTVHKYPLVSKCGYIGRLELQPSISNFGYELKLENFPGGSEAFEIILKFCYGLPLDLNPSNIAPLRCASEFLEMSEEIDDGNLISKTEAFLTFVVLSSWKDTITVLKSCETLSPWAENLQIVRRCCDSIAWKAPRDNSMVNDEGWCFDDVASLRIDHFMRIITAIRAKGARPEIIGKCIMRYAERWLPGMDAELEGLRGYGYGKNELQFSIFIGGKEDEGIEHSKEQKSIIESLVSILPPQPEAAPCKFLLKMLKMAMVYSASQALISELEKRAGMMLENANVNDLLIPNYKCEDQGKMVKSLEKRTMHNTDVVQRMVEYFLMHEQEKQQLPPTSGKSSVSKLLENYLAEVAKDPNLSITKFQVLAEALPERARTCDDGLYRAIDTYLKTHPSLSEYDRRRLCKIMSCGNLSLDACMHAAQNERLPLRTVIQVLFSEQVKMRAAMQGKEPAASDNNSEQEITQTSTKTEIMALRAELENIKTQMTELQRDYSELQHEYEKQNNKHRNGSAWNFGWTKIRTSALFHRKLDGNEGGEGHQRSNSLGSKINFRRRLSIS